In the Muricauda sp. MAR_2010_75 genome, one interval contains:
- the gyrA gene encoding DNA gyrase subunit A, whose product MAEGEKLIPINIEDEMKSAYIDYSMSVIVSRALPDVRDGLKPVHRRVLFGMHELGVRSNSSHKKSARIVGEVLGKYHPHGDTSVYDTMVRMAQEWSLRYMLVDGQGNFGSVDGDSPAAMRYTEAKMRKIAEEMLADIDKDTVDHQLNFDDSLQEPTVLPTRVPNLLVNGASGIAVGMATNMPPHNLSEVVDGTVAYIDNSDIEIDELITHIKAPDFPTGGIIYGYEGVKEAFHTGRGRVVMRAKASFEEVQGRECIVVTEIPYQVNKADMIKKTADLVNEKKIEGIASLRDESDRNGMRIVYILKRDAIPNIVLNMLYKYTALQSSFSVNNIALVKGRPQLLNLKEIIHHFVEHRHEVVVRRTKYELQKAEDRAHILEGLIIASDNIDEVIAIIRASSNVEEARTNLMERFKLTEVQAKAIVEMRLRQLTGLEQDKLRDEHAELLKTIEDLKDILAKKERRMQIIKDELLEVKEKYGDDRRSEINYAGGDLSIEDMIPDEQVVITISHAGYIKRTPLSEYKTQNRGGVGQKASSTRNEDFLEHLFVGTNHQYMLFFTQNGKCFWMRVYEIPEGSRTSKGRAIQNLVNIEMEDKVKAFICTQDLKDEDYVNSHYVIMATKKGTVKKTSLEQYSRPRQNGINAITIKDGDELLEAKLTTGTSQIFLGLKSGKAIRFEESKTRPMGRNASGVRGITLADDKDEVIGMVSVHNFEDDILVVSENGYGKRSNLEDYRVTNRGGKGVKTISITEKTGGLVAIKNVTDTDDLMIINKSGIAIRMSVEDLRVMGRATQGVRLINLREGDSIAAVAKVMKEDDSLDDTNVLDIEVND is encoded by the coding sequence ATGGCGGAAGGAGAAAAGTTAATTCCTATCAACATAGAGGATGAGATGAAATCTGCCTACATTGATTATTCAATGTCGGTCATTGTGTCACGTGCCCTGCCAGATGTTCGTGATGGACTAAAACCAGTTCACCGGAGAGTACTTTTTGGAATGCACGAACTTGGGGTGAGATCTAACAGTTCGCACAAAAAATCTGCCCGTATTGTTGGGGAGGTATTGGGTAAGTATCACCCACATGGCGATACGTCTGTATATGATACCATGGTGCGTATGGCCCAGGAATGGAGCCTACGATATATGCTTGTGGACGGTCAAGGAAACTTTGGTTCCGTTGATGGCGATAGCCCTGCGGCCATGCGTTATACCGAGGCCAAGATGCGGAAAATTGCAGAGGAGATGTTGGCCGATATTGATAAAGATACGGTGGACCATCAGCTCAATTTTGATGATTCCCTGCAAGAACCCACGGTTCTGCCCACCCGGGTGCCCAACCTTTTGGTGAATGGAGCTTCGGGTATTGCCGTAGGTATGGCCACCAATATGCCGCCCCATAACCTATCTGAAGTTGTAGATGGTACTGTGGCCTATATTGACAATAGTGATATTGAAATAGATGAGCTGATCACCCACATCAAAGCTCCCGATTTTCCCACAGGGGGAATCATTTATGGATATGAGGGGGTAAAAGAAGCTTTTCATACCGGTCGAGGACGGGTTGTAATGCGCGCCAAAGCTTCGTTTGAAGAAGTCCAGGGAAGAGAGTGTATCGTTGTTACCGAAATTCCGTACCAGGTCAACAAGGCGGATATGATCAAAAAGACCGCCGACCTTGTCAACGAAAAGAAAATAGAGGGGATTGCATCTCTCAGAGATGAGTCTGATAGAAATGGAATGCGTATCGTGTATATCCTTAAACGTGATGCCATACCCAATATCGTACTGAACATGCTGTACAAGTACACAGCACTTCAATCCTCATTCAGCGTCAACAATATTGCCTTGGTAAAAGGTAGGCCGCAGCTGTTGAACCTAAAGGAAATCATTCATCACTTTGTAGAGCACAGGCACGAGGTGGTGGTCCGTAGGACCAAATACGAATTGCAAAAGGCCGAGGACCGGGCCCATATTCTTGAAGGACTGATCATTGCCTCCGATAACATTGATGAGGTAATTGCCATTATTAGGGCATCCTCCAATGTGGAAGAGGCCCGTACCAATTTAATGGAACGCTTTAAGTTGACCGAGGTTCAGGCCAAGGCCATTGTGGAAATGCGTTTGCGCCAACTTACTGGTCTGGAACAGGACAAATTGCGTGATGAACATGCTGAACTTTTGAAGACCATCGAGGATTTGAAAGATATTCTTGCCAAGAAGGAGCGTAGAATGCAGATCATTAAAGATGAGCTTCTTGAGGTTAAGGAGAAATATGGCGACGACAGAAGATCTGAAATCAACTATGCAGGTGGCGATTTGAGCATTGAGGATATGATTCCGGATGAGCAAGTGGTCATCACTATTTCCCACGCAGGCTACATCAAAAGAACACCTTTATCAGAATATAAGACCCAGAACAGGGGAGGTGTGGGCCAAAAGGCATCCTCAACCCGAAACGAGGATTTCTTGGAACACCTTTTTGTGGGCACCAACCACCAATACATGTTGTTCTTTACCCAAAACGGTAAATGTTTCTGGATGCGCGTCTATGAAATTCCCGAGGGCAGCAGAACCTCCAAAGGAAGAGCTATCCAGAACCTGGTCAATATTGAGATGGAGGACAAGGTGAAAGCCTTTATCTGTACCCAAGATCTTAAGGATGAGGACTATGTGAACAGTCACTACGTGATTATGGCCACCAAAAAGGGAACAGTGAAGAAAACATCCTTGGAGCAATATTCCCGTCCACGCCAAAATGGTATCAATGCCATTACCATTAAAGATGGCGATGAGCTTTTGGAAGCCAAGTTGACTACTGGAACCAGCCAGATTTTCCTTGGATTGAAATCTGGAAAAGCCATTCGCTTTGAAGAAAGTAAAACGCGGCCCATGGGTAGGAATGCCTCTGGTGTTCGGGGAATTACCTTGGCGGATGACAAAGACGAAGTAATCGGTATGGTATCCGTTCACAATTTTGAGGATGACATCTTGGTCGTTTCAGAAAATGGGTATGGTAAAAGATCCAACTTGGAGGATTATCGCGTAACTAATAGAGGAGGAAAAGGGGTTAAGACCATTTCCATCACTGAAAAAACAGGTGGACTTGTAGCCATTAAGAATGTAACGGATACCGATGACCTTATGATCATCAATAAATCCGGTATTGCCATTCGCATGAGCGTGGAAGATCTTCGTGTCATGGGTAGGGCTACACAGGGGGTTCGCCTCATCAATTTAAGGGAAGGGGACTCCATAGCTGCCGTGGCCAAAGTCATGAAAGAAGATGATTCCCTTGACGATACCAATGTCCTTGATATAGAGGTCAATGACTAA
- a CDS encoding tetratricopeptide repeat protein: protein MKTKVLILLAIGISTMGFSQKSEIRDAEKALKDGDAAAAKTALEAASSTIDAADERLQAQYYAVLGNVYSDLASKGDATAFQPAIDAYKKVISIEEASGKEKYTTVAQQKLSEMTADLVNAAVEDNNNQKFSEAAEKLYLSYKLSPADTVYLYYAASSAVNGQDYEKALQYYNELKDLGYDGSGVTYTAVNVETGEVETMDKNTRDLYVKAGTHKDPKEERSPSKKPEIVKNVALIYQQLGDSDKALEAYAEAREANPEDVNLVLGEANLYYSLGDKDKFKELMAQASEMAPDNADLLYNIGVINMEQGNLEDARDAYKKTLAIDPGYINALLNLSTTYVNEGNGLIDEMNALGSSKADIAKYDELKAKKDSLFREGAKVLEDAVKTNPDNQSILTQLKNIYGALGDTENFMRVKKLLGE from the coding sequence ATGAAGACTAAAGTTTTAATACTGCTAGCCATAGGGATTTCAACGATGGGCTTTTCACAGAAGAGTGAAATCAGAGATGCAGAAAAAGCACTAAAAGATGGTGATGCGGCAGCTGCAAAAACGGCTTTGGAGGCAGCATCATCCACTATTGATGCTGCAGATGAAAGATTGCAGGCCCAATATTATGCTGTTTTGGGCAATGTGTATTCAGACTTGGCATCCAAGGGAGATGCTACTGCTTTCCAACCTGCTATTGATGCCTACAAAAAAGTTATTTCCATTGAAGAAGCAAGCGGAAAGGAAAAATATACTACCGTGGCACAACAAAAACTGTCGGAAATGACAGCCGATTTGGTAAATGCCGCTGTTGAGGACAACAACAATCAGAAATTTTCGGAAGCTGCTGAAAAACTTTACTTGAGCTACAAGTTGAGCCCTGCGGATACCGTTTATCTATATTATGCGGCAAGTAGCGCCGTAAACGGTCAGGACTATGAGAAGGCATTGCAGTACTATAATGAACTCAAAGACCTTGGCTATGATGGAAGTGGAGTAACCTATACTGCAGTAAATGTAGAGACCGGTGAGGTTGAAACCATGGACAAGAATACCAGGGACTTGTATGTGAAAGCAGGTACCCACAAGGACCCCAAAGAAGAAAGAAGCCCTTCCAAAAAGCCAGAAATAGTTAAAAATGTTGCCTTGATTTACCAACAATTGGGTGATTCGGATAAGGCTCTTGAAGCTTACGCTGAAGCAAGAGAGGCCAATCCAGAGGATGTAAATCTCGTCTTGGGAGAAGCAAATTTGTACTATTCCCTTGGTGATAAAGACAAGTTTAAGGAATTGATGGCCCAGGCTTCTGAAATGGCTCCTGACAATGCCGATTTATTGTACAACATTGGAGTTATCAACATGGAGCAAGGAAATTTGGAAGATGCTAGGGATGCTTACAAAAAGACCCTTGCCATTGACCCAGGTTACATTAATGCTCTTTTGAATCTATCCACAACTTACGTAAACGAAGGTAATGGACTTATCGATGAAATGAACGCCCTTGGCAGTTCCAAGGCCGATATTGCCAAATACGATGAGTTAAAAGCAAAAAAAGACAGTTTGTTCAGAGAAGGTGCTAAAGTGTTGGAAGATGCTGTTAAAACCAATCCTGACAATCAAAGTATCTTGACCCAGTTGAAAAACATCTACGGTGCTTTAGGTGATACCGAAAACTTTATGAGGGTTAAAAAACTTTTGGGAGAATAA